From the genome of bacterium, one region includes:
- a CDS encoding AMP-binding protein has translation MDLQALFERTERVGSKKIIDGLRTLTYGELNQKCKQIHAFLGSNNIVSGDRIGIASSDEIEVCALILSCLRLGLPVALIDPGAKKPEATKIIDRLQLKSLFLDQGLVAEWSPSVPFLFMMKPKKNKLISRLLGKKRVESPKGSQSYPECLDEFDKATQALPETIPLETPALLLCTSGTTGLPKILQLSLKNLLAAAKTTSNQLGFDADTRVLNLLPLTHYDGVISGLFTTFCNAATLIRLGPFSISLLPDIFDAVYKYRATHLLITPSILGLMLRLGEEIRESFQTEDFRFVVSVAATLPPKLWSDFHQLTDKKIVNVYGLSETGNNLFAGPDEESYQIGSIGKPVDCQATILSESGEKAKAGDTGELLLEGASITSGYLDESITTKFMDGVTWFPTGDLAYCDDAGVYWLVGRKKNIIIVGGRNVHPDEINNALLSHPFVIEAATLGFADEIWGERVVSCVVTKDGITSSELIQYAAKYLTDYKIPREIHILTELPKGRSGKVLLNELANRLKEKTFQNRETTLAGLEEQVVRLASESFRTPSTELSMKTTPASCSKWDSVAHMDFVTNLEKKFAVELLPREVIQITTLEAAVQIIRNKLTLTEK, from the coding sequence ATGGATCTTCAAGCATTATTTGAAAGAACGGAGAGAGTTGGATCAAAAAAAATCATCGATGGGTTACGAACGTTGACCTATGGTGAATTGAATCAGAAATGCAAACAGATTCACGCCTTTCTAGGATCTAACAATATTGTTTCAGGGGACCGGATCGGCATCGCTTCCAGTGACGAAATTGAGGTCTGCGCGCTGATTCTTTCCTGTCTGCGGCTCGGATTGCCTGTTGCCCTCATTGACCCTGGTGCGAAAAAACCTGAAGCAACCAAGATCATCGATAGACTCCAATTGAAATCGCTTTTTCTGGATCAAGGCCTTGTGGCAGAGTGGTCCCCTTCTGTTCCCTTTCTATTCATGATGAAGCCAAAAAAGAACAAATTAATTTCGCGCTTGCTTGGGAAGAAAAGGGTCGAATCCCCCAAGGGCAGTCAAAGCTACCCGGAATGCCTTGATGAATTCGATAAAGCCACGCAAGCGCTCCCTGAAACTATCCCTCTGGAGACGCCTGCTTTGTTGTTATGCACATCAGGAACAACCGGACTGCCCAAGATTTTGCAACTGAGTCTGAAAAATCTTTTGGCTGCCGCAAAGACAACCTCAAATCAGCTAGGATTCGATGCGGACACCAGAGTCCTCAACCTTTTACCGTTGACCCATTATGATGGAGTCATTTCCGGCTTGTTCACAACTTTCTGCAATGCTGCCACGCTTATCCGGTTGGGGCCCTTTTCGATTTCGTTGTTGCCGGACATCTTTGATGCTGTTTACAAATACCGGGCCACTCATCTTTTGATTACTCCATCGATTCTTGGTTTGATGCTTCGTCTGGGAGAGGAGATCCGGGAGTCGTTTCAAACCGAGGACTTCCGTTTCGTTGTGTCAGTTGCTGCAACGCTTCCACCCAAACTGTGGTCCGACTTTCATCAGCTAACCGATAAGAAAATTGTAAATGTCTACGGCTTGTCCGAAACAGGAAATAATCTTTTTGCCGGACCAGACGAAGAAAGCTATCAGATTGGATCCATTGGAAAGCCGGTGGATTGCCAGGCAACAATCCTCAGTGAGAGCGGCGAAAAAGCGAAGGCTGGAGACACAGGCGAGCTTCTTTTGGAAGGCGCAAGCATCACGTCTGGATATTTAGATGAGAGCATTACAACAAAGTTCATGGATGGAGTTACATGGTTTCCAACAGGCGATCTGGCTTACTGCGATGACGCTGGAGTTTACTGGCTCGTTGGCCGCAAGAAAAACATTATCATTGTAGGGGGGCGAAATGTGCATCCTGATGAAATCAATAATGCGCTCCTTTCCCATCCCTTTGTAATCGAGGCAGCCACTCTCGGTTTTGCAGACGAAATCTGGGGAGAACGCGTCGTCAGTTGTGTCGTGACAAAAGATGGGATCACTTCCAGCGAATTAATTCAGTATGCGGCAAAATATCTGACTGATTACAAAATTCCAAGAGAAATCCATATTCTTACGGAGCTCCCCAAAGGGCGATCCGGAAAAGTGCTGCTCAACGAGCTGGCTAATAGGCTCAAAGAAAAAACCTTTCAGAATAGAGAAACAACACTTGCAGGTTTAGAAGAGCAGGTGGTACGACTTGCGTCCGAAAGTTTTCGCACTCCTTCGACTGAGCTATCCATGAAAACAACGCCTGCAAGCTGCAGCAAATGGGATTCCGTAGCGCACATGGATTTTGTTACGAATCTCGAAAAGAAATTCGCAGTAGAACTTCTCCCGCGGGAAGTCATCCAAATCACAACCCTGGAAGCTGCGGTTCAAATCATCCGGAACAAGCTCACATTAACGGAAAAATGA
- a CDS encoding AMP-binding protein, which yields MRTSSLKKLCCPACRERYTITEQSLFGDAVEEALLTCPVCCVAVPVLNGFPIFGEQYLTQKWNPAERLNSLFGKEPDYERFLDQKRTKPVFDLYAAFQPFNESTQCIFPLIPLLREVLRPGDFILDLWCRTGWTGELLASLFPEQSVISIWEGSSGLLGLKGFHHWLSSKKRLSNLDIIFHSPNNSLPFTGRMFSVVHGLDTLHRYAHAPLIPECLRVVKEDGVILFPHNHLTNSQPEPYFDRGEDQLHGKDYQQYFERLFRNANRRAFILSEKTLFEAGTNYVLKDEADTDHYNACILLAEPRHEGRSFQRAEKKVDAFKDAHIIVNPLWEIDMTTGEAVVSPEAMDSGGATLFFRHPIYQDRLKNESPIHLSEEDRLILYWAIRHKTVSQIAAILKRDVADIFNGALKMESKELVQLQNVSAAMARLQSYYSTQQVPYASDEATLTQLWRRTVRLHGDRSFIVWPQDGSIFSYADSDMIVRKAVSFLKEQGVSHRDNVLIVATPHPEFVFLFWATVLLGAVVVPVNPEIKQDTFADIVRNTKPRLILANSEIAGMDHKVIQFGLPEGSDKFSGSFSERLADSEVCEEFPDTSEEQDAVILFTSGTTGNPKGVVLSHGALFRTSRILDQAYRWSSKDRFMGGGSFHTMSGLRNPCIAVLHSGLSVVIPEKEDIQNPLGVLSLCVKNDVTILNVTPGFLAYWGRTAQKSKYFQSHKLRMVLSTGSALQPIHRKIFEKQFQAPVYDYYGLTETTGACILENQDLSGVKEKGLGKPWGCLVKIHEDGELAIYSENLMLRYLNDPSSTGKRIRHGWLMTGDIARINESGCVLLIGRKDRMMKDKNGENFYPEEIETAITSLDGVAEVYVTAFQDDLMVDHIAALIQFQQPEENEENMLSELRKTLVGKIPSAHVPVLLIAVKQTPKGPGGKISTEAVNQILKEELQRSK from the coding sequence TTGAGGACCTCATCCCTGAAAAAGCTCTGCTGCCCTGCTTGCAGAGAACGCTACACAATCACAGAGCAATCGTTATTCGGTGATGCCGTTGAAGAAGCTCTGTTGACCTGTCCTGTTTGCTGCGTGGCCGTTCCTGTTTTGAACGGTTTTCCCATCTTCGGGGAACAGTATCTTACTCAGAAATGGAATCCAGCGGAACGACTAAATTCACTCTTCGGCAAAGAACCGGACTATGAGAGGTTTTTGGATCAAAAACGGACGAAACCCGTTTTCGATCTTTATGCCGCGTTTCAACCCTTCAATGAATCGACGCAATGCATCTTCCCACTCATTCCTCTTCTGCGGGAAGTGCTTCGGCCCGGTGATTTCATTCTGGACTTGTGGTGCCGGACAGGTTGGACCGGTGAATTGCTTGCATCCCTTTTTCCCGAACAGTCAGTAATTTCCATCTGGGAGGGCTCTTCAGGGCTATTGGGACTGAAAGGATTTCACCACTGGCTGAGCTCCAAAAAACGGCTCAGCAATCTTGATATCATTTTTCATTCGCCGAACAATTCACTGCCCTTTACCGGCCGGATGTTTTCCGTTGTTCACGGATTGGATACCCTTCACCGGTACGCGCACGCGCCGTTGATTCCGGAATGTTTGCGCGTTGTAAAAGAGGACGGGGTCATTCTGTTCCCACACAATCATCTGACGAATTCGCAGCCGGAACCTTATTTCGACCGTGGTGAAGACCAGCTCCATGGCAAAGATTACCAGCAATACTTTGAACGTCTTTTCAGGAACGCTAACCGGCGCGCATTCATTCTGTCAGAAAAAACTCTATTCGAAGCCGGAACGAATTACGTCTTAAAAGATGAAGCGGATACCGATCACTACAACGCCTGCATCCTTCTCGCTGAGCCGCGCCACGAGGGACGTTCTTTTCAACGGGCTGAGAAGAAAGTGGATGCATTCAAGGATGCTCATATCATCGTCAATCCACTCTGGGAAATTGACATGACAACAGGTGAGGCGGTCGTATCGCCGGAAGCGATGGATTCCGGGGGCGCAACTCTATTCTTTCGCCATCCTATTTACCAGGATCGATTGAAAAATGAATCACCCATTCACCTCTCAGAGGAAGACCGTTTGATCCTCTACTGGGCCATCCGGCACAAAACAGTTTCGCAAATCGCTGCAATCTTGAAACGCGACGTTGCAGATATTTTCAACGGTGCTCTTAAAATGGAATCCAAAGAACTGGTGCAATTGCAAAATGTCTCGGCCGCTATGGCAAGGTTGCAATCCTATTACTCGACCCAGCAAGTACCATACGCTTCGGATGAAGCAACTCTCACTCAGCTATGGAGAAGAACTGTACGGTTGCATGGCGATCGATCATTTATCGTATGGCCACAGGACGGCTCCATTTTTTCTTATGCCGATTCGGACATGATTGTTCGAAAAGCAGTATCCTTTTTGAAAGAGCAGGGGGTTTCTCATAGAGATAACGTTCTGATAGTTGCGACGCCTCATCCTGAATTTGTTTTTTTATTTTGGGCGACTGTATTGCTAGGGGCAGTCGTTGTGCCGGTAAATCCTGAAATCAAACAGGATACATTTGCAGACATTGTTCGAAATACCAAACCACGATTGATACTGGCCAATTCCGAAATCGCGGGCATGGACCATAAGGTGATTCAATTCGGACTCCCTGAAGGCTCCGATAAATTCTCCGGTTCTTTCTCCGAACGATTAGCGGACAGTGAAGTATGCGAGGAGTTTCCGGATACTTCAGAAGAACAAGACGCAGTGATTCTCTTCACTTCCGGAACCACAGGAAATCCCAAAGGGGTTGTTCTCTCTCACGGCGCTCTATTTCGCACGAGCCGCATTCTGGATCAAGCTTACAGATGGAGCAGCAAAGATCGTTTTATGGGAGGAGGAAGCTTTCATACAATGAGCGGATTGCGAAATCCATGCATCGCGGTTCTTCATTCCGGACTTTCCGTTGTAATTCCAGAAAAGGAAGACATTCAAAATCCACTTGGCGTTCTTTCGTTGTGCGTAAAGAATGACGTGACGATCCTCAATGTCACTCCAGGATTTCTAGCTTACTGGGGCCGCACGGCGCAAAAATCAAAGTATTTTCAATCACACAAGTTGCGTATGGTGCTTTCTACCGGCTCGGCGCTGCAACCAATTCATCGCAAAATCTTTGAAAAACAATTCCAGGCTCCTGTGTACGATTACTATGGTCTGACCGAAACCACAGGCGCATGCATTCTTGAGAATCAAGACCTGAGTGGGGTCAAAGAGAAGGGGCTGGGCAAACCATGGGGTTGTCTGGTAAAGATTCATGAAGACGGGGAGCTGGCCATCTACAGTGAGAATCTGATGTTGAGATATCTAAACGATCCTTCCTCAACCGGCAAGAGGATCCGTCATGGCTGGCTGATGACAGGAGATATCGCGCGAATCAATGAATCGGGATGTGTTTTGTTGATCGGCCGAAAAGACAGAATGATGAAAGACAAGAACGGTGAAAACTTTTATCCGGAGGAAATCGAAACTGCAATCACCAGTCTGGATGGCGTCGCCGAGGTCTATGTAACGGCCTTTCAAGATGATCTAATGGTGGATCACATTGCCGCACTGATTCAGTTTCAGCAACCGGAAGAGAATGAGGAGAACATGCTTTCCGAGCTGAGAAAAACGCTGGTAGGCAAAATTCCCTCTGCGCATGTACCTGTACTTCTGATCGCAGTAAAGCAAACGCCGAAAGGGCCTGGCGGCAAAATATCCACAGAAGCTGTAAATCAGATTTTGAAGGAAGAACTTCAGCGGAGTAAGTAA